CCACATTTTCCGCGTCGGACTCGTTTGCGGTCTCATTCAGAATATAGTCAAGCAAACCGGTTTTGGGGGGGCGGAATCTCCCATCTCTGGACAGACCACCTTCCAGAAAGATCCCCTGGGTCACCTTATTCCGGCTGATAAGCTGTACATATTTTCGCAAGATGATATGGTAGAGTGGATCCCGATAATTTCTGCGGATAAAGTAGGCCCCGAATGACTTGAAAATGTATTCCAGCGGGAATACCCGGGCCCACTCACCGACGGCATAGCTCACCGAAATGTTTTCCATCAGCATGAACGCCACCACGATGTAATCGATGTTACTCCGGTGGTTCATCACATAGATAACCAGGGAATCCTCGGAGAGCTCCTTGATTTCGTCCTTGGCCTCCTCATCGATGACGACTTCATACAGAAATTTCAGGAGAAAGTTGGCGATACTATAGCCAAACTTGTAATACGAAAGCAGATTGAAGGTCGGCACGATTTCGTCAATATACTGTTCGGCGATTTCCCGGGCTTCCTCGTACGGGATATCCTTTTTCCGGGATTCCTCCAGGATTTCTGTGCTGACTTCCCGGTCGTGGAGCAACTGATCTTTAATGATGAGTTTATTAGTGAGTTTATACTGATCGAATCGGACTCCGTGTTTCCGCAGAAAACTCGTGACCGATCGCATGAACCGGCGCTTGAAGAAGGAGACTACGCCCCAGCGGAGCAGCTCGTAGGTCACGATGATCAGCAGAAAAAAGGCGATCCACTGAATTAGCGAAAAGGTGATTGATATCGCTGTGCCCATACTGTCCGATCGTCAGGGGTTATAACAGATGATTTCTCGTCCGGTGAAATTGTAGAGAAAAAGCCTGTGAAACGCAAAAGAAAAGGGTATAGAAATAATACGCCCCAGTAGGTGCTCCTCCCGGAGCAGATTGAGCAGATGACTGCAGATTAAATACCGCAAAGCTGCAAAGATTGACAGACGAAACACTGAAAAACACCGAAGACACTGAAATGAATACAACCAACAACTCCCGCTAAAGCGGGTACTACCAACACGAAAGTCACAATAGAAGCAGGACAGAAGAGACTTGACGCATGACGATTTTAACCATAACACGGTTTTTAACTCGAACACCTGAACACTCAAACACTTTAACACAGCTGTCAAAACGATACTTTAATCTCCGCAAAGATCTGATCCTGTTTCGCTGATCTGCCGAAAGGTGAATTTGCCGGGCCCTGTAAGAGGAGCCCGCCGAAGGTCACTCCGACACCGTCCGCCATATCCCAGTTCAAGAAAGTGAGCGTAAAGGAATCTCCATCTTCGAAATTGTACACGCCAATGAGCTGGTAAGAGACGAATTTCATCACCTCCCACTGGGCGCGGATGGCGGTGGAAAAAGTCTGTTGCGGCGGAGCGCCTTGTGGGTTGAGTTGCTCAACATCCTTGTCATACTGGAATGTGTAATTGTGCACTAATTGCCCAGTGAGGGAGAGTTTGTCCGTCGGAATGTAGTCCACCCCAACCACCGACTCGAGGTACGGATTATCCACGAACTGATTGGTGCCGTCGGTATCTTCCGTGCGGAAATACGCGGATTCGCCCTTGATCGCCCAGGCGCCCCGGGTGGTGATGAAGTCAAAGCCGTACACATCGATGGGAAGGTATTCGCCGTACAAAATTGGTTGTCCGCCCACAAAGTTATGCTGGATAGTCGGAGAGTGCTCGTACCCGTGAAAGTAACTCAGGGAATAGTCCAGTGTACCGATGTACGAGGAGAGTTTCAGTCCGAACTGTGCATTGCTTAACCGGTTTTCCGGCGTAATCAGCGAATCGGTCGGCGCCGGCATTTTGTCCGGTTCGAAAAACGGGAGTCCGACGGCTTGGACTTTGAACGGCCCCAGGTAGAAGTTGCCTCTGGCGGCTACCACAGGAATACGATAGTCCTCGATCTCCGACGAAATATTCTCGTAATCCCAGGGATTGATATTGTCGGTGGGATTCACCCAGTCCGCTGTCCCCCAGAAGATGAACTGCTGTCCCAGGCGAAAGTCAGCATGATCGGTAAAGATATCCACGTACGCCTCCACGGGATAGACGGTGAGACCACTTCCGCGACCAGCAAACGGGGAATGCGCCGATTTTGCCGCGTCGTAATTAAAATCCATAGCAGCAAAATAAGCGGCACTCATGCCCAGGCGACCGTCCACCTGGAGCTGCAACCGTGCTCCGGCGCGATCAAACCGGATGGAATCGTTGGGATTGACATAGCCAAATGATTTTACATATCCGCTCAGGTTTTGGGCGTGGATTTCACCAGAAAACAAAATGATGAAAACGGAAAATATCAGGTGAGTAATTTTGTGGATTCTCATAGTATTTTCCTGGTAAAATTAGCAATCATGGGCGATTGGTAATTTTTTGAACTTCGGCCGGAGCTGATCTTGTCGGCCCGGAAGGGCTCCCTGTCGGGAAAGGGTAGACGCCGGAGGCCCTCACCGCATCCGTTGTAAATAGCGCTGCGAAAAGAAATCATCCGGGATGCCGGTATTCGTCTGAATGTCATCAAATTCCATAATGCTGGTATGATCGATCTGCACGTCGTGCATCACCATGTTCGATTCGAAATCCGTCCCATTGACTTCGGTATACTCTTTGACATTGAGAATTTTTTTCTTCTGCAATGACTCATCGAAATACACCGTTTTTATATTGTTCAGTTTGTCCTGCAGGACGTACCGGATGATTTTCCCGTACCCGGTATCCTCGCTGATCTGGTCGGTTTTCGGGAGGCTCTCAATGACATAGGTTTTTTGATCGGCGATAGTCGTATCTGCCAGGCGCTTGTATGTCCAGTCCTCCAGCTCCGGCTCGCCGATGTCGTAATAAGTGAAATCCGACGACATGAAATTCCCGCCGGAACCGCTGGCGGCAATCCGCTTGACGCGGCGCAGCGCCGGGAGATAGAGATAGCGCTCATCTTCGGCGTTATCGTGCTCGATCATCAGAAAGCCCGTACCCTCCACATCGGCTGGCCGGGTAAACCGCATGAGCATCCGGCTTTCGTCATCTCTGGTATTCTTTGAGTAGAAATCGATTGTGCGCACCCGGGTTTCGCCGCGACTGGTTTTCAGTGTGAGCGTCACCTTGGCCTGCATGGCATCCCAGGTGGATTGATTGAGCATTTCCTGCATGATTTCGTATCCGGTGGGTTCCTGGGCAAATCCCAGCGATGTGATGAACAACATGATGAGTGCGGTACTTGCGTAAGATAGATATTTCATACTTTCCTCCTCAGGACTTCTCTGGAATAAGGGACTTCGGCTTAACGATCATGAAAAATGCCGGCAGAATCGTCAGGGCACCAAAAGCGCTGGTGAGCATGGTCAGCGTAATCAATATGCCCATGTGCGCGATGGCGACAAATTGCGAGAGCGCAATGATGGAAAATCCCAGCGCTACGATTATGGAATTGATGATAATCGCCACCCCGGACTCGCGCATAGTCGCCGGAACCGCTTCATAAAAATCCAATCCTTCGCCGAGTTTGATCCGGTACCGGTGGATAAAGTGGATGGCGTAATCGATACCGATCCCGATGGCGATGCTGGAGGTGACCATGGTCTCCAGGTTCAGTGGAATTTTGAACCAGCCCATGATCGCAAAATTTAAAAAGAGCGCAAAGAAGAGCGGAATCGTGGAGAAAACGCCAATCACCGGGGACTTGAACATAAAACTGGTGAGCAGCCAGACCAGCAGCAGCGAGACGATGATACTGTAGACCTGTCCCCGGACGATTAGGTTATCCACTACAATGATGATTTTTGCCATGCCGGTGATTTCCGCGGTGGTCTCTGGAAATAGTTCATCGAGTTTTGCTGAGAGTTTCTTGTCAATTTTCCGGAGAATGGACTGCTTATCGGTGTTAATAAACACGGAGACTTTGGCATTTTGATAACCGTAATCCACCAGGTTTGCAAAATCCTCCGGCTCGCCGGACATCTCGTAGAGCTGGAGGTACTGGGCCACCAAATGACGTCCGGAAACAGTGTCCTGTACCTCCCGCTCTATCCACTCCCCGTTTTGCTGTACCCACTCAGTCCCTGTGACGATTTCCTGCTGATCCGGAATGCGGTTGTATGCCTCTTTGTCGCTGTGGAGCACTTTGTTGATTCGAGCGACAAAATCCGCCAGCGATTGTGAATCGCCCACATGATCCAGCGTTTTTGCGTAGCGCTGGAATTCCAGCATTCCCTTGAGGAGACGCGGCGATTTGATTGCACCTTCCTCCTCACCTTCAATCATGATTTGAAATGCAGTGGTTCCGGCGAAGTGTTCGTTGACAAAATCGTTCGCCTGCCGCAAAGGATGCTCTTCAGGGAAATTTTCGATGGAAGAAAATTCGTGATGCAGTTTGGTCATACCCCAGACCGAGACGAGCGCCACAATGATGATAAACGGAATAAATCCCTTCTCAAATTTGATGAGCGCGTTGCCCCACCAGGAAGCAAATTTCTGCGAAGCAAAAGACTTTTCCCGTTTGCGCATCCATTTCGGTACGGGGACAACGGAAAGCCACGCCGGGAGCCAGGTCAGTGAGATCAGCAGGGCAAATAAAACGCCAATGGAGGTAAAAATGCCCAGTATACCGATGCTTTCGGTCCCGGATGTGTTCAGCGCGAGAAACCCGGCAGCGGTGGTGAGTGACGTCATAATCACCGGGGATTGCATCTCCAGAAATGTTGATTTGGCTAGTAGTTTTTTATCAGAAATCTTCAACGCGTTCTGGGAATAGTGAGACAGCAAGTGAATGCTGTCCGCGACCGCAATTGCCATAAGTAAAATCGGCAGAATCTCCGTGGAATGGCTCATGGGAATGCCGAAGAGTGTCATCAGTCCCATAGTCCAGAGCACGCTCATAATCACAACCGTGAGCGGAAGAATTATCCCACGAATACTTCGGAAAGCGATAAGGAGCAGGACGAAAATCACCGCCAGCCCGCCGCCAAAGAAGACTGCCATGTCCCGCTGCATACCCAGGCTGACGTAGTGGTTCACTACTGGCTTCCCGGCAAGCAGGTAGTCCAGGTCGGACTGCTGATCCATCCGCTCGACCGTGGGAATGAATGCCGAGACAAAGTCATCCGGGTCAATGGAATTTTTCAGGAAGATCATGATCCCGGCAGCTTGTTCATCTTTGGAAATAATATTGCCCAGCGCCAAATCGCTGTTGAAGAGATCCTGTTTATATTGCTCTACTTCCCGCGGTGTCTCCGGGAGTTTCGTAAGAATATCACGGACATTCATTCCGTCGGGTGTGCCCTCGATCAGGCTGATATTGGTCGGAGAAATGATATTGTAGACCTCTGGATACGCATCGATGGAATCGGTCAGCGCTGCAATAGTGCGGATGTTCTCCGGTGTAAACAGACTGTCCCCGGTGATGCCGACGAAAACAAATTCTTTGGAGGGAAAAATCTCGCCCATTTTATCGTAGAGACGCTTGGCAGGAATGTCCTGTGGCAGTGCGTTGGTCACATCCGGATCCATGTGCATATTTTTCAGTTGGTAAGTGAAAAATACGGTCAGAATCACGTTGATGAGAATAAACCACCACGGGTGTTCTGTTATCAGATCTGCAATCCGCTTCATGCCGTCTCTCCCTGAATAATGCTGTTGAGTGAATCGATAAATATTTGTGCTTCCAGCACTACTGCAGAATATTGAGCGCCTCGAATTATTTTTATGCTAAGTCCGGATAGCATAGTCCATATCAGCTCTGTTAACTCCGGACCTGATAGCGGGGACTGATTTTTTTCTAGCACACTGTTGAGATGTTCGTCAATCGGTTTACGATGGTCATCTACCTTTTCGCCAATTTCCCTGTGCCGGGCGGAACCCATGGGAGAACTCTTACCCAGCGGAAAAATAATCTTTAAAAAATCCGTGTTTTCATATCCATAGTTGATATACTGACGAAAATAGAGGGAAATAATTTCTGCTGGATCTTCAGTGGATAGGATTGCGTCCGACACCCTCTCGTAATACCTGATGGTTTCCTCCTCGTAGATCGTCCAGTAGATAGTCTCCTTCTCCGGGAAATAGTAGTACAGTGTCGCCTTACCGAGCCGGGCGGCTTCGGCTATCTCCGTGAGTTTCGTTTCCGTGTACCCTTGCTTCGCAAAGAGAGTCAGAGCCGCGTCTAATATGGACTGCCGCCGCTGATCCCGTTCCTCCGCCCGGCGATCTTTCAGTTTTGGATTCGACTGATTGGTTTGTTTTCGACTCATCGGTCGAAAAGGTACAAAGAAAAGAACGTTGAGCCAAGAAAAAAAACTAATAGCACGCTGATGACGCAGATTGAGCAGATGACCGCAGATTAAATACCGCAAAGATGCAAAGAATAATGACTAAACACTGAAAAACACCGAAGACACTGAAATGAACACAACCAACAACTCCCGCTAAAGCGTGTACTACCAAGACGAAAGTCACAATGGACGCAGGACAGAGGAGACTCGACACCTGACAGTTTTAACCATAACACTTCTCCGCCTCCGTGGAGCGGCGAGAACACAGTAGCACATTGACACGGTTTTCTAACTTGAACACCATAACACTCTTACACTGTCGTTACAAAATCTTGCTTTCCGTTCACAACCTGAGTATCGTACTGCGATTGCAATGAAACGACGCTTTATTCATATCAAACAATCGCTGCGAAACTCGCTGTGGGAAGGGGCTTTGAGTGCGCCTTTTAATACCATTTCGACTGGTGTTTTATTAACCGGATTTGCCCTGTACCTTGGCGCATCACCCTTGGAAATCAGCATAATTATTTCCCTCCCGTTCCTGACGCAAATTGTACAGTTTTTTGCTCCATGGTTCATCGATAAAGTCGGTAGTCGCAGGAAACTGACTTCGTATGGCACACTATACTCCCGGTTGGTCTGGATGTTGGTCGCAGCACTTCCAGCCCTCCTGTTGTTCGATTTTGATCCGGTTCCCCTGTTTATCGTTTTGTCGGTTGTGTCCCTTCTTTTCTTTAATCTCGGACTCAACAGCTGGCTTTCCTGGATGTCGGACCTCGTACCGACAAGGTTTCGCGGCAGATTTTTTGGAATGCGCAATATGTATGTCGGATTGCTCAGCATGGGCATGCTGGTCCTCACCGGATTGGCACTCGATTTTTTTCGCACCATCCGCATGGAAGGATTCGGCTATTCGCTGATCATCCTTTTCGGCATCGCTTTGGCATACTTTTCCTTCCGGTTTACGCTTCTCATCGATGATGTGCCGCAAACGGTATCAGAGCGGATTTCGCCATCCCTGATATGGAGGCAAATCCGGGAAAATCGCAAATTCCGATCGATTTTATCTTTTCTGGCAATTTGGACCATCGTTACCGGCGTGGCGGCGCCGTTTTATTACGTTCATCTCTACGAAAACCTGCACTGGAATTACAGTCAGGCAACACTGTATGCGGCGATTACCGCCGGACTGCCGTTCCTGCTACAGCCGATTTGGGGAAAATTATTGGACCGAGTCGGCCACAAACCGCTCCTCCAAATTTGCCTCTCTGGCGTGTCGGTAATTCCGTTGATTTGGTTGCTCATGGCGCCGGAGTGGTCGTGGATTCTCTGGATCGAGGCGTTTATCTCCGGCACATTTTGGGCAGGACTAAATATCACCCTGTTTAACATTGTCCTCTACGGATTACCGGGAGAAAAGAAGGCCTCGGCGCTGGCAGTCGTCTCAGGCA
This Candidatus Neomarinimicrobiota bacterium DNA region includes the following protein-coding sequences:
- a CDS encoding outer membrane lipoprotein-sorting protein, giving the protein MKYLSYASTALIMLFITSLGFAQEPTGYEIMQEMLNQSTWDAMQAKVTLTLKTSRGETRVRTIDFYSKNTRDDESRMLMRFTRPADVEGTGFLMIEHDNAEDERYLYLPALRRVKRIAASGSGGNFMSSDFTYYDIGEPELEDWTYKRLADTTIADQKTYVIESLPKTDQISEDTGYGKIIRYVLQDKLNNIKTVYFDESLQKKKILNVKEYTEVNGTDFESNMVMHDVQIDHTSIMEFDDIQTNTGIPDDFFSQRYLQRMR
- a CDS encoding MMPL family transporter, translated to MKRIADLITEHPWWFILINVILTVFFTYQLKNMHMDPDVTNALPQDIPAKRLYDKMGEIFPSKEFVFVGITGDSLFTPENIRTIAALTDSIDAYPEVYNIISPTNISLIEGTPDGMNVRDILTKLPETPREVEQYKQDLFNSDLALGNIISKDEQAAGIMIFLKNSIDPDDFVSAFIPTVERMDQQSDLDYLLAGKPVVNHYVSLGMQRDMAVFFGGGLAVIFVLLLIAFRSIRGIILPLTVVIMSVLWTMGLMTLFGIPMSHSTEILPILLMAIAVADSIHLLSHYSQNALKISDKKLLAKSTFLEMQSPVIMTSLTTAAGFLALNTSGTESIGILGIFTSIGVLFALLISLTWLPAWLSVVPVPKWMRKREKSFASQKFASWWGNALIKFEKGFIPFIIIVALVSVWGMTKLHHEFSSIENFPEEHPLRQANDFVNEHFAGTTAFQIMIEGEEEGAIKSPRLLKGMLEFQRYAKTLDHVGDSQSLADFVARINKVLHSDKEAYNRIPDQQEIVTGTEWVQQNGEWIEREVQDTVSGRHLVAQYLQLYEMSGEPEDFANLVDYGYQNAKVSVFINTDKQSILRKIDKKLSAKLDELFPETTAEITGMAKIIIVVDNLIVRGQVYSIIVSLLLVWLLTSFMFKSPVIGVFSTIPLFFALFLNFAIMGWFKIPLNLETMVTSSIAIGIGIDYAIHFIHRYRIKLGEGLDFYEAVPATMRESGVAIIINSIIVALGFSIIALSQFVAIAHMGILITLTMLTSAFGALTILPAFFMIVKPKSLIPEKS
- a CDS encoding TetR/AcrR family transcriptional regulator → MSRKQTNQSNPKLKDRRAEERDQRRQSILDAALTLFAKQGYTETKLTEIAEAARLGKATLYYYFPEKETIYWTIYEEETIRYYERVSDAILSTEDPAEIISLYFRQYINYGYENTDFLKIIFPLGKSSPMGSARHREIGEKVDDHRKPIDEHLNSVLEKNQSPLSGPELTELIWTMLSGLSIKIIRGAQYSAVVLEAQIFIDSLNSIIQGETA
- a CDS encoding MFS transporter, which encodes MKRRFIHIKQSLRNSLWEGALSAPFNTISTGVLLTGFALYLGASPLEISIIISLPFLTQIVQFFAPWFIDKVGSRRKLTSYGTLYSRLVWMLVAALPALLLFDFDPVPLFIVLSVVSLLFFNLGLNSWLSWMSDLVPTRFRGRFFGMRNMYVGLLSMGMLVLTGLALDFFRTIRMEGFGYSLIILFGIALAYFSFRFTLLIDDVPQTVSERISPSLIWRQIRENRKFRSILSFLAIWTIVTGVAAPFYYVHLYENLHWNYSQATLYAAITAGLPFLLQPIWGKLLDRVGHKPLLQICLSGVSVIPLIWLLMAPEWSWILWIEAFISGTFWAGLNITLFNIVLYGLPGEKKASALAVVSGITGLLNFCAMLLGGFIVTWFAFIEFHIGAWVFSPFHITFLLSFLGRLPMSRFARTIDEPEAKDIGVVVQLIQTGMAKRVGLGRQFWIFRGSRDTEA